A genomic stretch from bacterium includes:
- a CDS encoding DUF72 domain-containing protein has product MRGYSRIHLGMPFWGFEDWRGGLYAKDSRAADFLAQYARVFDAVEGNTTFYAAPSPATVEKWKRETGEDFRFCFKLPKTITHDAMLQDVVRETEGFLERLLPLLDRLGPIMIQLPPNFGAREIPRLEAFLETLPREFRYAVELRDPELAADGMPADLVDDLLESADVGRVIMDTRPLRDGPGDHPDILAALHKKPNLPVREVALSADPIVRIVFHPDPTVNAVWLDRWAKVLAHWIKDGIEPLVFVHSPSNRESPAFARDLLSRVDAIESVGTLPAWPGEEGESASGQLSLI; this is encoded by the coding sequence GTGCGCGGTTACTCGAGGATCCATCTCGGCATGCCCTTCTGGGGCTTCGAGGACTGGCGAGGCGGTCTGTACGCGAAGGACAGTCGCGCGGCGGACTTCCTGGCCCAGTACGCGCGCGTCTTCGACGCCGTCGAGGGCAATACGACCTTCTACGCCGCGCCTTCGCCCGCGACGGTCGAGAAGTGGAAACGCGAGACCGGTGAGGACTTCCGATTCTGTTTCAAGCTGCCGAAGACGATCACCCACGACGCGATGCTGCAAGACGTCGTACGCGAGACCGAAGGGTTCCTGGAGCGCCTGCTTCCGCTTCTCGATCGACTCGGCCCGATCATGATCCAGCTGCCTCCGAACTTCGGCGCGCGGGAGATCCCGCGCCTCGAGGCCTTCCTCGAGACCCTGCCCCGGGAGTTTCGCTACGCCGTCGAGCTTCGGGATCCCGAGCTCGCAGCCGACGGCATGCCGGCGGATCTCGTCGACGACCTGCTCGAGTCCGCCGATGTGGGTCGCGTGATCATGGACACGCGGCCCCTGCGCGATGGACCGGGCGATCACCCGGACATCCTGGCCGCTCTCCACAAGAAGCCGAACCTGCCGGTTCGTGAGGTCGCGCTCTCCGCGGATCCGATCGTGCGGATCGTCTTCCATCCCGACCCGACCGTGAACGCGGTCTGGCTCGACCGTTGGGCGAAGGTCCTCGCCCACTGGATCAAGGACGGAATCGAGCCCCTGGTCTTCGTGCACTCACCGAGCAATCGCGAGTCGCCGGCCTTCGCGCGGGACCTGCTCTCGCGGGTCGACGCGATCGAGTCGGTCGGAACGCTCCCCGCCTGGCCCGGCGAAGAGGGCGAGTCCGCGAGCGGCCAGCTCTCGCTGATCTGA
- a CDS encoding CoA transferase, producing the protein MSDDDIRPLGGLRILDLTTGIAGPYATKLFVDAGADVVKVEPPTGDPMRNWSASFQDLPEGASSPLFQYLNAGKRSIALDPRDAWDRNRIAGLAARVDLVFEDWGAEGLEHRELDPEDWLDAHPHLSVVRISPWGQEGPWAKRPANEFTLQAATGSVDYRGLPDRGPVAAGGRIGEWLGGSFAAISGLAAWRSSRQTGEGQIADLSLFEVMIQGLTIFGDLSSQFIPGDLARSIEIPSIEPTADGHIGICTITGQQWKDFCSMIGRQDIGDDERYLDARGRMEDRAFVHGAIHDALRTKTTDEWIELCELLRIPATPIGNGGTLPEIDHMRRRGVFVRAPGGFLQPRAPWRLESCEPAPLRPAPALDADRRDVLALFDKTPEPEPLRMGHADLPFTGLRVVDLTAFWAGPYTTSILSDLGADVVKIESIQRPDGMRFATAVRNDTLWEWSQVFHGVNPGKRDVTLRLDHDDGLVLLKRLISEADVVIENFSARVMPGFGIDADTVRALNTRAIFVRMPAFGLDGPWKDRAGFAMTVEQVSGLAWVTGYEDLPLVMRGVCDPLGSAHAVFALTLALEERKRTGRGQVVEVALVEPALAVAAEQVIEASAHRHVLGRNGNTMPHAAPQGVFETREKDERIAISVTTDEEWKGLCVALGAEDWRHTEVLATHAGRFAAHDTLVARLSAWARTRSLDECLSALHAQGVPAAAAINCHRLHPNEQLAARRFFQKMEHPVTGATRYPSFPAAFSLFDRELHCGPPPTLGQHNREVLQGELGLPDDEIERLEAAGVIGTRPSFM; encoded by the coding sequence ATGAGCGACGACGACATCCGGCCCCTCGGCGGGCTGCGGATCCTGGATCTCACGACCGGCATCGCGGGACCGTACGCGACGAAGCTCTTCGTCGATGCGGGCGCGGACGTGGTCAAGGTCGAGCCTCCGACCGGGGATCCGATGCGCAACTGGAGCGCCTCCTTCCAGGACCTCCCGGAGGGTGCGTCTTCGCCCCTCTTCCAGTATCTGAACGCGGGCAAGCGGAGCATCGCCCTCGATCCGCGCGACGCCTGGGACCGCAACCGGATCGCCGGCCTCGCCGCCCGGGTCGACCTCGTCTTCGAGGACTGGGGCGCCGAGGGCCTCGAGCACCGCGAGCTCGATCCCGAGGATTGGCTCGATGCCCACCCGCACCTGTCGGTCGTCCGGATCTCGCCCTGGGGCCAGGAAGGTCCCTGGGCGAAGCGCCCGGCGAACGAGTTCACGCTCCAGGCCGCGACCGGCTCCGTCGACTACCGCGGCCTGCCCGATCGTGGACCGGTCGCCGCCGGAGGCAGGATCGGCGAGTGGCTGGGCGGCAGCTTCGCGGCCATCTCGGGTCTCGCCGCGTGGCGGTCGTCGCGCCAGACGGGCGAAGGGCAGATCGCGGACCTGTCGCTCTTCGAAGTGATGATCCAGGGGCTCACGATCTTCGGGGACCTCAGCAGCCAGTTCATTCCCGGCGACCTGGCCCGCTCGATCGAGATCCCGTCGATCGAGCCGACCGCCGACGGTCATATCGGGATCTGCACGATCACCGGCCAGCAGTGGAAGGACTTCTGTTCGATGATCGGTCGTCAGGACATCGGCGACGACGAGCGATACCTGGACGCGCGCGGTCGGATGGAGGATCGCGCGTTCGTTCACGGCGCGATCCACGACGCGCTCCGGACGAAGACCACCGACGAGTGGATCGAGCTCTGCGAGCTGCTTCGGATCCCGGCCACCCCGATCGGAAACGGCGGCACCCTCCCGGAGATCGATCACATGCGTCGGCGCGGCGTCTTCGTGCGCGCGCCAGGCGGCTTCCTGCAGCCCCGCGCGCCCTGGCGGCTCGAGTCCTGCGAGCCCGCGCCGCTGCGCCCTGCGCCCGCCCTCGACGCGGATCGCCGGGACGTCCTCGCGCTCTTCGACAAGACGCCCGAGCCCGAACCGCTGCGCATGGGACACGCCGACCTTCCATTCACCGGCCTGCGCGTCGTCGACCTGACCGCCTTCTGGGCGGGCCCCTACACGACTTCGATCCTCTCGGACCTGGGCGCCGACGTCGTGAAGATCGAATCCATCCAGCGGCCGGACGGGATGCGATTCGCGACCGCCGTCCGGAACGACACGCTCTGGGAGTGGTCCCAGGTCTTCCACGGTGTGAACCCGGGCAAGCGGGACGTGACCCTGCGCCTCGACCACGACGACGGGCTCGTCCTGCTGAAGCGGCTGATCTCCGAGGCGGACGTGGTGATCGAGAACTTCTCGGCGCGGGTGATGCCGGGCTTCGGGATCGATGCGGACACGGTTCGCGCGCTCAACACCCGCGCGATCTTCGTGCGGATGCCCGCCTTCGGGCTGGACGGTCCCTGGAAGGACCGGGCGGGCTTCGCGATGACCGTCGAGCAGGTCTCGGGCCTCGCCTGGGTGACGGGGTACGAAGACCTTCCCCTGGTGATGCGCGGCGTCTGTGATCCGCTGGGCAGCGCCCACGCGGTCTTCGCCCTGACCCTGGCGCTCGAGGAGCGCAAGCGAACCGGGCGCGGTCAGGTCGTCGAGGTCGCCCTCGTCGAGCCCGCCCTCGCGGTCGCAGCGGAACAGGTGATCGAAGCCTCCGCCCACCGTCACGTGCTCGGCCGGAACGGCAACACGATGCCCCACGCTGCACCTCAGGGCGTGTTCGAGACCCGGGAGAAGGATGAGCGCATCGCCATCTCCGTCACGACCGACGAGGAGTGGAAGGGACTCTGCGTCGCACTCGGGGCCGAGGACTGGCGCCACACCGAGGTGCTCGCGACCCACGCGGGGCGCTTCGCCGCGCACGACACCCTCGTGGCCCGCCTGTCCGCCTGGGCCCGCACGCGAAGCCTGGACGAGTGTCTCTCGGCGCTGCACGCGCAAGGCGTCCCCGCGGCCGCGGCGATCAACTGCCACCGTCTCCATCCCAACGAGCAGCTCGCTGCGCGACGCTTCTTCCAGAAGATGGAGCATCCGGTCACCGGCGCGACCCGCTATCCGTCCTTCCCCGCCGCGTTCTCGCTCTTCGACCGGGAGCTCCACTGCGGACCGCCCCCTACCCTCGGACAACACAACCGCGAAGTGCTCCAGGGCGAACTCGGCCTGCCGGACGACGAGATCGAACGACTCGAAGCAGCGGGCGTGATCGGCACGCGCCCGAGCTTCATGTAA
- a CDS encoding SDR family NAD(P)-dependent oxidoreductase: MLTEFEGKVAVVTGAASGIGKALCVRFAQAGMNVVLADVENDALREAGRDIERRFGDGGVEVLTVRTDVSQTDQVSALAEATLDRFGKVHVLCNNAGVFAGGRTWDAIGTDWEWVLGVNVMGVLYGIRAFVPVMLEQNEPAHVVNTCSMAGLINMPLSGVYNVSKHAALSLTETLYHELQTLETPVGVSALCPELIRTGIGRSERNRPAHLKRGDDDGSPEQEMVEAAIKASIDTGLDPSAMAERVFEGIKSDTFYLLAEEGGSWDRACRIRLEDIKERRNPTTGALSGAN; the protein is encoded by the coding sequence GTGCTGACGGAGTTCGAAGGAAAGGTCGCGGTGGTGACCGGGGCGGCGAGTGGGATTGGCAAGGCGCTCTGTGTGCGCTTCGCGCAGGCGGGAATGAACGTCGTCCTCGCGGACGTGGAGAACGATGCCCTCCGCGAAGCGGGGCGCGACATCGAGCGCCGCTTCGGGGACGGGGGCGTCGAGGTCCTCACGGTCCGAACCGACGTCTCTCAGACCGATCAGGTCTCGGCCCTCGCCGAGGCGACCCTCGACCGCTTCGGCAAGGTCCACGTCCTCTGCAACAACGCCGGCGTGTTCGCGGGCGGTCGGACCTGGGACGCGATCGGAACCGACTGGGAGTGGGTCCTCGGCGTGAACGTGATGGGTGTGCTCTACGGGATCCGTGCCTTCGTTCCGGTCATGCTCGAGCAGAACGAGCCGGCGCACGTCGTGAACACCTGCTCGATGGCCGGGCTGATCAACATGCCGCTCTCGGGCGTCTACAACGTCAGCAAACACGCGGCCCTCTCCTTGACCGAGACGCTCTACCACGAGCTGCAGACCCTGGAGACGCCCGTCGGCGTCTCGGCGCTCTGCCCCGAGCTCATCCGGACGGGGATCGGCCGATCCGAGCGGAACCGGCCCGCCCATCTCAAGCGCGGCGACGACGACGGCTCGCCGGAGCAGGAGATGGTCGAAGCGGCGATCAAGGCGAGCATCGACACGGGCCTCGACCCGTCCGCGATGGCGGAACGGGTCTTCGAAGGCATCAAGAGCGACACGTTCTACCTGCTCGCCGAAGAGGGCGGCAGCTGGGACCGGGCCTGTCGGATCCGTCTCGAGGACATCAAGGAGCGACGGAATCCGACGACGGGCGCGCTCTCTGGCGCGAACTGA
- a CDS encoding LLM class flavin-dependent oxidoreductase: MKRSLLYQVGGSDGTDFEVLAEEVALAEELGVDTVWCFPTSGDDGSFRGTAPEIWLAGLAERTSRLRLGWGLSGMLPPERPPMRVAEQGATLDLASRGRLEVALLPEGPLEGEWDEGYRMLVDMWDAPTFSWGSERFEVRPIDVVPKPQQKPHPPLWLVGWSDDHARAAGRGGLAYLDVSGANDEAVEIHRDAYAEGRAEANPEDLVSVHAFGVLGDVEPGDDAAERLGRWAELQVDHAILRAGPLEGGTEEARQRIRAFTDGAADVH, from the coding sequence GTGAAGCGTTCCCTTCTCTATCAGGTCGGCGGCTCCGACGGCACGGACTTCGAGGTTCTCGCCGAGGAGGTCGCCCTGGCGGAAGAGCTGGGCGTCGACACCGTCTGGTGTTTTCCGACGAGCGGAGACGACGGTTCGTTCCGCGGGACGGCGCCGGAGATCTGGCTGGCGGGCCTGGCGGAGCGCACGTCTCGCCTGCGTCTCGGTTGGGGGCTCAGCGGGATGCTGCCTCCGGAGCGGCCGCCGATGCGGGTGGCGGAGCAGGGCGCGACCCTCGATCTGGCAAGTCGAGGACGACTCGAGGTCGCGCTGCTCCCGGAGGGCCCGCTCGAGGGCGAGTGGGACGAGGGCTACCGGATGCTCGTCGACATGTGGGATGCACCGACCTTCTCTTGGGGCTCCGAGCGCTTCGAGGTCCGTCCGATCGACGTCGTGCCGAAACCGCAGCAGAAGCCCCACCCGCCGCTCTGGCTCGTGGGCTGGTCCGACGATCACGCGCGCGCAGCCGGACGCGGAGGGCTCGCGTACCTCGACGTGTCCGGGGCGAACGACGAGGCGGTCGAGATCCATCGCGACGCCTACGCGGAAGGACGGGCCGAAGCGAATCCCGAGGATCTCGTCTCGGTGCACGCGTTCGGCGTCCTCGGAGACGTCGAGCCCGGTGACGACGCGGCGGAACGGCTCGGGCGCTGGGCCGAGCTCCAGGTCGACCACGCGATCCTGCGTGCGGGCCCCCTCGAAGGGGGAACCGAAGAGGCGCGCCAGCGGATTCGCGCCTTCACCGACGGCGCCGCCGACGTCCACTGA
- a CDS encoding sterol desaturase family protein, producing the protein MSTHVADQTTTSEGTRPGVMGALEWILARALFPLFLGGVTAWAIHQIESGVAPTVAIGPPTIGAYFVIMGLERLFFWQERWLHSDGDLRVDLGHLIVSGLLTTRLLEIPVRIAAIAAGVWLSERIGFTLWPTEWNLWGQLALALVFGEFFMYWVHRLTHEVDWLWRFHALHHSAPRLYFLNAVRFHPVDIALSNFAPMIPLLMVGADGRVIALFGLVSAVHGLFQHANLVLRLGMLNWIFSMAELHRWHHSRDLEESNTNFGQNLIVWDIVFGTRFLPKDREPPEDIGIAGLPAYPMDYWGQLVSPFRWRRIREESEAMGGGPTLLSERPADESRSAGR; encoded by the coding sequence ATGTCGACGCACGTCGCGGACCAGACGACCACCAGCGAGGGCACGCGACCGGGCGTGATGGGCGCGCTCGAATGGATCCTGGCGCGGGCGCTCTTTCCGCTCTTCCTGGGTGGCGTGACCGCCTGGGCGATCCATCAGATCGAGTCCGGCGTCGCACCGACGGTCGCGATCGGACCGCCTACGATCGGCGCCTACTTCGTGATCATGGGTCTCGAGCGGCTCTTCTTCTGGCAGGAGCGATGGCTCCACTCCGACGGGGATCTCCGCGTCGATCTCGGCCATCTGATCGTCTCTGGCCTCCTTACGACCCGGCTCCTCGAGATTCCCGTCCGGATCGCAGCGATCGCCGCGGGCGTCTGGCTCTCCGAACGGATCGGCTTCACGCTCTGGCCGACCGAATGGAACCTCTGGGGCCAGCTCGCCCTCGCCCTCGTCTTCGGCGAGTTCTTCATGTACTGGGTCCACCGCCTGACCCACGAGGTCGACTGGCTCTGGCGTTTCCACGCGCTCCACCACAGCGCGCCGCGGCTCTACTTCCTGAACGCCGTACGGTTCCACCCCGTCGACATCGCGCTCTCGAACTTCGCGCCGATGATCCCGCTGCTCATGGTCGGCGCGGACGGCCGGGTGATCGCGCTCTTCGGGCTGGTGTCCGCCGTCCACGGCCTCTTCCAGCACGCGAACCTCGTACTCCGGCTCGGCATGCTGAACTGGATCTTCAGCATGGCCGAGCTCCATCGCTGGCATCATTCGCGCGACCTCGAGGAGTCGAACACGAACTTCGGCCAGAACCTGATCGTCTGGGACATCGTCTTCGGCACGCGCTTCCTCCCGAAGGACCGCGAGCCTCCGGAGGACATCGGGATCGCCGGCCTCCCGGCCTACCCGATGGACTACTGGGGCCAGCTGGTGTCGCCCTTCCGGTGGCGCCGGATCCGAGAAGAGAGCGAGGCGATGGGCGGCGGGCCGACGCTCCTCTCGGAGCGCCCGGCCGACGAGAGCCGGTCCGCAGGAAGATAG
- a CDS encoding autotransporter outer membrane beta-barrel domain-containing protein, with product MTQKPPLDRDGACREPASPERPPSSGRASAVTRPLLLGLALASAFWLLAPRAEAACDPDTPPLADGGSVTCTGTDETGFDASGNTDVTITTSGTVVIDDSGAEDAGIVVGDGNTIVLGADSTLDVVDVDGVGLLGQDDNIVTLDGTINVGVVNGAGVRMRDNTETDGPPAPVLGEITHNGMINVGQDGAVGIDVRNNYEVINSEGATITVETGADGGVGIRGVDDNVITNLGTIVVDADDAFAIQVNENTGGALPNGVIGGDPSLGVNGTITINGDRATAIAVGDNTGTILGNTQLNGIDGRGLLAGDKSDPDAEANHTNVGDLEVTGDGSIGMELGDGWITVTRDGTTNEITNIANDVVNRGSIDVSGANAFGVCVGDDANVDNDSFVINESGATISVTGTDSVGVSLGGNEILDGADDTVADYFSFGNAGTVSGDEDAGPLVEFRSFSGTFENRIFNTSRGVISADPTNAGTANRGIAILGTAGVEVIDNAGEIIGDVFLLGGEDFIDLTGDMTGTIDLGADDDTFRFATSASIGDGVTIDGGDGADDTFVLAFDDGSTPGALSNTFDLSRLANFERVQLEGSALVMGENTSIGWFVTEGGAFTGDLEVLSGSRLLAIGESQPAVLGGDLLIEPGGAVRVLVDGVAVPIRADGAATLGGDLEVVVASGLDEGTYGVVEAASAAGAFDSIELPDPVGLIAYSTVDTPTGLDLVITRVGTFGDPLVAFGANNQAIGAYLDAIDGDAGTSSELQTELNLIAGSNGSVSRILGALSPESYDAQSALVIEGGRRVARLLMERPRECNPGELDPWQGTDTPLECHAHAWAPWVSGIGAQRTREAFSGRPEYDAFLGGVVFGVDAPSMAGFDFTLAVSTQHGTVDYERFGEADLTLAEVSGYAGWSHGPLRVQTVATWAHTRHDSTRSITYSEGTGTGSVSQALNAEDEFDSSRLLLAAEVGLLFDVGPITVEPIAAVDWARVETDGLTESGAAPFNARIRSRDDDVLTTRTGLRLGTAYEYRRYLHRYLEWATGVWRPTLDLRWRQTHSGNQRDVRASLVGGPSGVAPFTVEAKEDAGGFEIGTGVSFSPKYVNRLQFQLRYDVYRASHTVDHDLSARIRIGF from the coding sequence ATGACGCAGAAGCCCCCCCTCGACCGCGACGGCGCGTGCCGCGAGCCCGCATCGCCGGAGCGGCCTCCGTCCTCCGGCCGCGCTTCGGCGGTCACGAGACCGCTCCTTCTGGGGCTGGCCCTCGCGAGCGCGTTCTGGCTTCTCGCCCCACGCGCGGAGGCCGCCTGCGATCCCGACACCCCGCCCCTCGCCGACGGGGGGAGCGTCACGTGCACCGGCACGGACGAGACGGGCTTCGACGCTTCGGGCAACACGGACGTGACGATCACGACGAGCGGCACCGTCGTGATCGACGACAGCGGCGCGGAAGACGCCGGCATCGTTGTCGGGGACGGCAACACGATCGTCCTCGGCGCGGACTCGACGCTCGACGTCGTGGACGTCGACGGCGTCGGCCTGCTGGGCCAGGACGACAACATCGTGACGCTCGACGGCACGATCAACGTAGGTGTCGTGAACGGCGCCGGCGTCCGGATGCGCGACAACACCGAGACCGACGGACCTCCCGCACCGGTGCTCGGCGAGATCACCCACAATGGCATGATCAACGTCGGGCAGGACGGAGCGGTCGGAATCGACGTCCGCAACAACTACGAAGTGATCAACAGCGAAGGGGCGACGATCACCGTAGAGACGGGCGCGGACGGCGGCGTCGGCATCCGCGGCGTGGACGACAACGTCATCACCAACCTGGGAACGATCGTGGTCGATGCCGACGATGCCTTCGCGATCCAGGTCAACGAGAATACAGGGGGCGCGCTGCCGAACGGCGTGATCGGCGGCGATCCGAGTCTCGGCGTGAATGGGACGATCACCATCAACGGCGATCGCGCCACCGCGATCGCCGTGGGCGACAACACGGGCACGATTCTCGGGAACACCCAGCTGAACGGAATCGACGGCCGCGGCCTCCTCGCCGGCGACAAGTCCGATCCCGACGCCGAGGCGAACCACACCAACGTTGGCGACCTCGAGGTCACCGGCGACGGCTCGATCGGCATGGAGCTCGGCGACGGTTGGATCACGGTCACACGGGATGGGACCACCAATGAGATCACGAACATCGCCAACGACGTCGTCAATCGCGGGAGCATCGACGTCTCCGGCGCGAACGCGTTCGGCGTCTGCGTCGGCGACGATGCGAACGTCGACAACGACAGCTTCGTCATCAACGAAAGCGGCGCGACGATCTCGGTGACGGGAACCGACTCGGTCGGCGTCTCGCTCGGCGGAAACGAAATCCTCGACGGGGCAGACGACACCGTCGCGGACTACTTCAGCTTCGGCAACGCCGGAACCGTGAGCGGAGACGAGGACGCAGGCCCCCTGGTCGAGTTCCGCAGCTTCTCCGGCACGTTCGAGAACCGCATTTTCAACACGTCGCGCGGCGTGATCTCGGCGGACCCGACGAACGCGGGCACGGCGAACCGCGGGATCGCCATCCTGGGGACCGCTGGCGTCGAGGTCATCGACAACGCCGGCGAGATCATCGGCGACGTCTTCCTGCTCGGGGGCGAAGACTTCATCGACCTCACGGGCGACATGACGGGCACGATCGACCTCGGCGCGGACGACGACACCTTCCGCTTCGCGACGAGTGCGAGCATCGGCGACGGCGTCACGATCGACGGCGGCGACGGGGCCGACGACACCTTCGTTCTCGCGTTCGACGACGGCTCGACTCCCGGAGCCCTGAGCAATACCTTCGACCTGTCGAGGCTCGCGAATTTCGAACGCGTCCAGCTCGAAGGCAGCGCCCTGGTCATGGGCGAGAACACGTCCATCGGTTGGTTCGTCACCGAAGGCGGCGCGTTCACGGGCGATCTCGAGGTGCTTTCCGGCTCCCGCCTGCTCGCCATCGGCGAATCCCAGCCGGCGGTGCTCGGAGGAGACCTGCTCATCGAACCCGGCGGTGCGGTGAGAGTCCTCGTCGACGGCGTCGCGGTCCCGATTCGAGCCGACGGGGCGGCCACGCTCGGCGGCGACCTCGAAGTCGTCGTCGCGTCGGGCCTCGACGAAGGCACCTACGGCGTCGTCGAGGCGGCCTCCGCCGCCGGTGCGTTCGACTCGATCGAGCTCCCGGACCCGGTCGGCCTCATCGCCTACTCGACCGTCGACACGCCGACGGGCCTCGACCTCGTCATCACCCGGGTCGGCACGTTCGGCGATCCCCTCGTCGCATTCGGCGCCAACAATCAGGCGATCGGCGCCTACCTCGATGCGATCGATGGGGATGCGGGCACCTCCAGCGAGCTGCAGACGGAGCTGAACCTCATCGCGGGCTCGAACGGCAGCGTGAGCCGGATCCTCGGTGCCCTCTCCCCGGAGAGCTACGACGCCCAGTCCGCCCTCGTGATCGAAGGCGGGCGGCGCGTCGCGCGGCTGCTCATGGAGCGTCCGCGCGAATGCAACCCGGGCGAGCTCGACCCGTGGCAAGGGACGGATACGCCGCTCGAGTGTCACGCACACGCCTGGGCGCCGTGGGTCTCCGGAATCGGTGCCCAGCGAACGCGCGAGGCGTTCTCCGGACGACCGGAGTACGACGCGTTCCTCGGAGGCGTCGTCTTCGGCGTGGACGCTCCCTCGATGGCTGGATTCGACTTCACGCTCGCGGTCTCGACCCAACACGGAACCGTCGACTACGAACGATTCGGAGAGGCCGACCTGACGCTCGCAGAGGTCTCGGGCTACGCGGGCTGGAGTCACGGGCCGCTTCGCGTGCAGACCGTCGCGACCTGGGCGCACACCCGACACGACTCGACGCGATCGATCACGTATTCCGAGGGCACGGGGACGGGCTCCGTCTCGCAGGCGCTGAACGCCGAGGACGAATTCGACAGCAGTCGGCTCCTGCTCGCGGCAGAGGTCGGCCTCCTCTTCGACGTCGGCCCGATCACGGTCGAACCGATCGCCGCGGTCGACTGGGCGCGGGTCGAGACGGACGGGCTCACCGAGTCGGGCGCAGCGCCCTTCAATGCGCGAATCCGAAGCCGCGACGACGACGTGCTGACGACGCGGACCGGGCTCCGGCTGGGAACGGCCTACGAGTACCGCCGCTACCTCCATCGCTATCTCGAATGGGCGACCGGCGTCTGGCGCCCGACCCTCGATCTGCGCTGGCGCCAGACGCACTCCGGGAATCAGCGTGATGTCCGAGCCTCCCTGGTCGGAGGGCCGTCCGGCGTCGCGCCCTTCACGGTCGAAGCCAAGGAGGACGCGGGTGGCTTCGAGATCGGCACCGGCGTCAGCTTCTCGCCGAAGTACGTGAACCGCCTCCAGTTCCAGCTCCGCTACGACGTCTATCGAGCGAGCCATACCGTCGACCACGATCTGTCGGCGCGGATCCGGATCGGTTTCTGA
- a CDS encoding MaoC/PaaZ C-terminal domain-containing protein gives MTLDPSAVGAKGDPQRRSWTSKDSLLYAVGVGAGLDELQFTTENTKDTPQRVLPTQAVILGGGGIPIGKIGEFNPALMVHGYEGIELYDEIPPEGEIESVGEVTGIWDKGKAAVAEFESTSTLVSTGKPLFKVKMSMFCRGAGDFGGDRGPTPTFELPDRAADHQVTYKTREDQALTYRLSGDRNPLHSDPSFAAMGGFERPILHGLCTYGFTGRALLHTLCDSDPSRFKSMDGRFSKPVLPGDELTISMWVDGKQALFQTKNQNGDVVLDQGECSFS, from the coding sequence ATGACTCTCGACCCGAGTGCCGTCGGCGCCAAGGGCGACCCCCAGCGCCGCAGCTGGACCTCCAAGGACTCCCTTCTCTACGCCGTCGGCGTCGGCGCGGGTCTCGACGAGCTCCAGTTCACGACCGAGAACACGAAGGACACGCCGCAGCGCGTCCTCCCGACCCAGGCGGTGATCCTCGGTGGCGGTGGGATCCCGATCGGCAAGATCGGTGAGTTCAACCCCGCGCTCATGGTCCACGGCTACGAAGGCATCGAGCTCTACGACGAGATCCCGCCGGAGGGCGAGATCGAGAGCGTCGGCGAAGTGACCGGCATCTGGGACAAGGGCAAGGCGGCCGTGGCGGAGTTCGAGTCCACGTCGACGCTCGTGTCGACGGGCAAGCCGCTCTTCAAGGTCAAGATGTCGATGTTCTGCCGCGGCGCAGGCGACTTCGGCGGCGACCGTGGCCCGACGCCGACCTTCGAGCTCCCGGACCGCGCCGCGGACCACCAGGTGACGTACAAGACCCGCGAGGACCAGGCGCTCACCTACCGCCTCTCCGGCGACCGCAACCCACTCCACTCGGACCCGTCCTTCGCGGCGATGGGCGGCTTCGAACGGCCGATCCTCCATGGTCTCTGCACCTACGGCTTCACCGGTCGCGCGCTCCTCCACACCCTCTGCGACAGCGACCCGTCCCGCTTCAAGAGCATGGACGGCCGCTTCAGCAAGCCGGTCCTGCCCGGCGACGAGCTGACGATCTCCATGTGGGTCGACGGGAAGCAGGCGCTCTTCCAGACGAAGAACCAGAACGGCGACGTGGTCCTCGACCAGGGAGAGTGTTCCTTCTCCTAG
- a CDS encoding ribonuclease H-like YkuK family protein — protein sequence MKPELELSSRWWTLGGAEVLDVMGTVRSLVRKGQVVHIGTDAQKSSSRMEFVTVACVLNPGKGGRVFYTRRYDRKNISLFEKLSTETWLSLDLAMKMHEAFSLQPADQRIWVHVDANPDERFDSSDYVKQLAGMVAGSGFPVLVKPNAWCASHVADFAVKNKHFRARMRAA from the coding sequence ATGAAGCCGGAGCTAGAGCTTTCCAGTCGTTGGTGGACCCTGGGCGGCGCGGAGGTGCTCGACGTGATGGGCACCGTTCGATCGCTGGTTCGCAAGGGACAGGTCGTCCACATCGGGACCGACGCCCAGAAGTCCTCGTCGCGGATGGAGTTCGTGACCGTCGCCTGCGTGCTCAATCCGGGGAAGGGCGGCCGCGTCTTCTACACCCGCCGCTACGACCGCAAGAACATCTCGCTCTTCGAGAAGCTCTCGACGGAGACCTGGCTCTCGCTCGACCTCGCCATGAAGATGCACGAGGCCTTCTCGCTCCAGCCCGCGGACCAGCGCATCTGGGTCCACGTCGATGCGAACCCGGACGAGCGCTTCGATTCGAGCGACTACGTCAAGCAGCTCGCGGGCATGGTCGCCGGCTCGGGATTCCCCGTGCTCGTGAAGCCGAACGCGTGGTGCGCTTCGCACGTCGCGGACTTCGCGGTCAAGAACAAGCACTTCCGGGCGCGGATGCGGGCCGCGTAA